In Phaseolus vulgaris cultivar G19833 chromosome 10, P. vulgaris v2.0, whole genome shotgun sequence, a single genomic region encodes these proteins:
- the LOC137819364 gene encoding uncharacterized protein, which yields MRIRKNAKLSPLLFSSSWSVEGGSVPVETHVCQLNQSPWDVIPFQYDSIQFNHTTAPNSNAHSFAAVQSVEKTEWPAVGDDDDDNKVVAPLDATVLNPCQGIDEKGWACKNEARQGQSFCEQHLSLSLLASYTSKKSQGGTRRVKTRGAGKKAAGTAAASSNPYEFYYYSGFGPSWGKRRGDRNGEGSKNNMVGSENSTMVESGGGGDDNVGGGEVGGSVSEMENEGIIDYVEEDDDEEEVVVEDDSGKKRMRKPVKARSLKSLM from the exons ATGAGGATCCGGAAGAACGCGAAGCTTTCCCCTCTTCTGTTCTCGTCGTCGTGGAGTGTAGAAGGTGGTTCCGTTCCGGTGGAGACGCACGTCTGTCAGCTGAACCAGTCTCCATGGGATGTCATCCCCTTTCAGTATGACTCCATCCAG TTCAACCACACCACCGCGCCAAACAGCAATGCCCATTCCTTCGCCGCCGTCCAGAG CGTGGAGAAAACGGAATGGCCCGCGGTGGGTGacgatgatgatgataataagGTGGTGGCGCCGCTGGACGCCACTGTGTTGAACCCTTGTCAAGGGATTGACGAGAAGGGTTGGGCATGTAAGAATGAAGCCAGGCAAGGGCAATCATTCTGCGAGCAACATTTGTCGTTGTCTCTGCTGGCTTCCTACACCAGCAAGAAATCGCAAGGAGGGACTCGCCGCGTGAAGACTCGGGGCGCGGGGAAGAAGGCGGCGGGGACGGCGGCGGCCAGCTCGAACCCGTATGAATTCTACTACTATTCTGGGTTCGGGCCATCGTGGGGGAAGCGAAGAGGCGATAGAAATGGGGAGGGGAGCAAGAATAATATGGTGGGGAGTGAGAATTCGACGATGGTGGAGTCGGGTGGGGGTGGTGATGATAATGTGGGTGGCGGTGAAGTTGGTGGTTCGGTTTCGGAGATGGAGAATGAGGGGATTATTGATTATGTGGAGGAGGATGACGACGAAGAAGAGGTGGTGGTGGAGGACGATAGCGGGAAGAAGCGAATGAGGAAGCCTGTGAAAGCAAGATCGTTGAAATCTCTGATGTGA